A window of Saccopteryx leptura isolate mSacLep1 chromosome 5, mSacLep1_pri_phased_curated, whole genome shotgun sequence contains these coding sequences:
- the DDRGK1 gene encoding DDRGK domain-containing protein 1 produces MVAPAVYLVAAALLVGLILFLTRRRGRAAAAGQEALYNEEEPVTAGRVAQPPPPEPEELRAGGRPRRRRDLGSRLQAQRQAQRAARLEVDENEEEAVLLAREEEDSEKPAETHPSGKIGAKKLRKLEEKQARKAQREAEEAEREERKRLESQREAEWRKEEERLRLEEEKKEEEERKAREEQAQREHEEYLKLKETFVVEEEGVGETMTEEQSHNFLTEFINYIKQSKVVLLEELASQVGLRTQDTINRIQDLLGDGTLTGVIDDRGKFIYITPEEMAAVATFIRQRGRVSIAELAQASNSLIAWGQEPPTQALA; encoded by the exons ATGGTGGCCCCCGCGGTCTACCTAGTGGCGGCGGCTCTGCTAGTCGGCCTTATTCTCTTCCTGACTCGCAGAAGGGGCCGAGCGGCAGCAG CGGGCCAAGAGGCACTCTACAATGAGGAAGAGCCAGTGACAGCAGGCCGAGTGGCCCAGCCTCCACCCCCGGAGCCCGAGGAGCTGAGGGCCGGGGGCAGACCGCGGCGCCGCAGGGACCTGGGCAGCCGCCTGCAGGCCCAGCGCCAAGCCCAGCGGGCGGCCCGGTTGGAAGTGGATGAGAATGAGGAGGAGGCCGTCCTCCTGG CCCGTGAGGAAGAAGACTCTGAGAAACCAGCGGAAACTCACCCGTCGGGGAAAATTGGAGCCAAGAAACTACGGAAGCTGGAGGAGAAACAAGCACGAAAAGCCCAGCGTGAG GCCGAGGAGGCTGAGCGTGAGGAGCGGAAACGCCTGGAGTCCCAGCGGGAGGCAgagtggaggaaggaggaggaacggCTGCGgctggaagaggaaaagaag gaggaggaggagaggaaggcccGGGAGGAGCAGGCCCAGCGGGAGCATGAGGAGTACCTGAAGCTGAAGGAGACCTtcgtggtggaggaggagggcgtGGGCGAGACCATGACTGAGGAGCAG tcccacAACTTCCTGACAGAATTCATCAACTACATTAAG CAGTCCAAGGTTGTGCTCCTGGAAGAACTGGCCTCCCAGGTGGGCCTGCGGACTCAG GACACCATAAACCGCATTCAGGACCTGCTGGGTGACGGGACTCTgacag GAGTGATTGACGACCGGGGCAAGTTCATCTACATCACCCCGGAGGAGATGGCGGCTGTGGCCACCTTCATCCGGCAGCGGGGCCGGGTGTCCATCGCCGAGCTGGCCCAGGCCAGCAACTCCCTCATCGCCTGGGGCCAGGAGCCccccacccaggccctggcctga